GTTTATGAAGAATGTAGTTGGATTTCAGATATTGTTAAGGAAGTTATGCAAATCAAACATTTCATCATGAACCATTCTATGAGATTAGCAATATATAATGAGTTTGTTAGCTTGAAGTTGCTTTCTGTAGCGGATACGCGTTTTGCTTCGATGATTGTGATGCTTAAGAgattcaaattaataaaaagtggTCTTCAAAACATGGTGATTTGTGACAAATGGAATATCTATCGGGATGTTAATCAAGAGAAAGCTAAGCTTGTCAAGGAGAAGGTGTTGGatgatttttggtgagatttgattgattatatacTTTTCTTCACGGCTCCTATTTATGATATGCTTAGAGTTTGTGACACCGATAAGCCTTGTCTTCACTTAGTTTATGATATGTGGGGTTCGATGATCGAAAAAGTGAAGAAAGttatatatgcacatgaagTGAAGAGGCTAGATGAGAAGTCCACATTTTATGAGGTGATTCACACAATTCTTGTAGATCGTTGGACAAAGAACAACACTCCACTTCATTGCTTGGCACATGCCTTAAATCCTAGGTAAGTTCTAAATTTGTATGAGATTATTACTTTAGTAGTTATTCTTTCTTTAACGTGATAATATAATACTcctcttatttattattgttttctaattttatttcattttattaaataaaggtACTATAGTGATCAATGGCTTGATGAAGATCCTACTCGAATTTCTCCGTACAAGAATAAGGAGATCAACCAAGAAAGACTGAAATGCTTCAAGAAATACTTTCCTAACTTGGATGAGCGCAACAAGGTGAATTTGGAGTACGTAGATTTTGCAAGTAAAAATGGGGATTTTAGAGAATTTGATTCCATTCAAAATCGATATTCAATGGATCCTAAGGCTTGGTGGGTCAATCATGGTGCATGTGCACCGATGCTTCAAAGCATAGCCTTAAAGCTTCTTGCAcaaccttcttcttcatcatgtgCTGAGAGAAATTGGAGTACTTATTCATTTGTGCACTCGGCGAGAAGAAATAAGATGACCCCAAAACGTGCAGAAGATTTGGTTTTTATTCATAGCAATCTCCGTCTTCTATcaagaaaaagcccacaatATGCAGAAGGAGAGACTAAGATGTGGGATATTGGCGGAGATGCCTTTGACTCGTTTGAAGATGTTGGGGTGCTTGAAGTTGCAAATCTTTCACTTGATGAGCCAGAGATGGAGTCTGTTTTTTTTGCAGAAGAAGTGGATAATGTGGATGAATGACTTTGTTATATTACTTGATGGAATGTTAACTGTTTTTTTgcttattgttaaattttaaatttaacaaTAGGATgtggattacttgttttttcctttaagTTTTATGGTTTATTACAAtgaaatgtagttgaatttgtcaaattaaaagaatgaatgatattaacaaatgtatgATTAGTTTTTTTAGTATAGACTAATTCTagactcttttttattattattatttacttatttatgcatttatatataaaaatatttatttaatatttaacgtgtcggaacgtgtcgaaattctctacttttttagaaatgacgtgtcacgtgtcgtgtcgtgtcgtgtcgcgtgtagcgtgtcggtgctacatagcttAAAATTACTTACTTCCGGATGGTAAATGTCGAAGATCTGCATTTAGGTAGAATGTGGTCGATACAACTGATTCATGGCGGAATGAAGTTTTTCTTGTATCTGtctcttgttgttgttgtcggTTGACCATGTGAAATGCATGAAATACTTAGGGGCCTTTATTTTCATgcgaaaggaaaatattttccaaaaaatcaattttgggaaaatgattaatttttttttgtttggtaatatatgataaaaatattttttagtgtttgaattttatttgaaaaataatttcaatctcatgcaaaaaaaaaaaaaaaaagttgttcttttaaatatttttctttttctttattttttttctttccttcctctaattGCCAGGCCTTGGCATCGAATACGGTAGGCCACTAGTGACATTGCCAAGGCTTGAGACAAGGTTTAACTTGGCTAGCCTCGGGCGAGGTGAAGCTCGCCTAATCCCTTACAAGCTCGGGAGTAGTGATGGGCTGATAAAAATTGAGTTCTTCCCACATGCCTTTCAAAGCACTATACTATTGTCCAAGAGACTTGTTCccctatttaaaattaaatatcttCTCATATAGTTCATAGACCTTAAACAAAATTTTGTCCATAAGATCATCCCACACTCCCTTGGCAATCGTGTGAGATATGACATCAGCAGCGATGGATGGTCTATGCTATTCGATGACCACACCAAAAAtgtatcattttctctcatCCATTCAACTATAATCTTTAGAGTTTTCAGCAAGGGCtttgtaataaaataattgagtTTTCAAGCATTAATATAGATTTTTACAACTTGGGCCCACAACAAATAATTGGAGgatccatttaatttaatagtggCAATCTAAACATTGACATTGTTTGTAGAAGGCTTAGCGTTACTCACGATGATAATCTCAACAAAAATATATCTATCACTAATCAAGAAGGCCGAAACTTCATTGCAAGAAATAAAACAGCAATATTGACATATAATCAAATGTAATTGGCTCCATCAATTAACCAAAGGGATGCTGAAATCTCATAAATATAGGCTGCTagatagaagaaaatatcttatcaaaaatctcgattcaaataattatattttctacGGAAATCCAACAAGACCAGTCAATCATAATCAACGAAGTACTCTGATTCATGAATCCGCTGATCAATAAGTGTTGTAATCTACGGTCACAAACTGACCTAATGAATCTGATTTCTCCTGATATTATATGTATTGAGACTTGAACAGGTAAACATTGAAACTTTTGGTGGCTACGCACCAGGGAAGGAATAGAGTTATTAGAGGACTCTCAAACCAGCAATAGGACCAAGGAATTAAGTAGTTAGATCAGCTATGATACCATCTCACAAAGCTAAGTAGAGAACCTGCGGCAAGtagcaagagagagaaggaagagagaagaaatagagaggaggagaagaaagaaagagaacgtGAAAACCAAAGAGCGGGCTCTAGATTCTATGTAATAGAAGCCCTAAACCCATTGTGTTTATATTGAATCTAAATTATATATGACTACTTATGTTGCAAAAAGGAATAAAacccagaaaataaaaataacttaatCAAAGTAACATAACAATTACCAACGCTCTTGTAGTTGCAGACCATACATTCAATCAAGTTAGAAAGCATGGTTCGCCTACCAAGTATAGGGCCCATGTCGTATCTATTGACCATGAATGTAACTAGGCCATTTAAAAGGTGGACAGTCAAGAATTCTGGGCGGGCATAAGTTTCTTGGAGTTTGGATGCATTCCGTTCCTAAAGATGAAATAGCCGTTGTTGGGTATCCTCAAGGTACCCGCTGCACAATTCCCGACCTATATTACGCCATTAGTGCATAACAACTTAGCTCTTACTTCGCTCTAGGTCGGGACAATATTTCCATAACCAAAGGTGTTGTCTCCAGAGTTGAGCCTACTGAATGTGCGCATGGTGCGACTCAACTTCTTGCAATCCAAATTGATGCAGCTATAAACCCGGGAAATAGTGGAGGCACTGCTCTCATCGGTGTCATTATTCTTGGTTTCAATGTACAGATCCACCTTCACTCCTCCGTCCTCCACCATTTCCAATAATTCAACGCTCTCCTCTCTGGCCAGTCGCAGAACCGCAATTCCACAACCCCCCCCCCAGCCAACGTCCTCCGCTACAACAGTTTCCGCtctattaattattgaataaCTCGTCACATATAAAGTAGGACAATAAGTGAATCGGAATCCATAAAAAAGGCTAAGCACTTATGATACACCAAATCCGGCTTTATGCTTCAGTCAAGTCTTCCTTGCTGTCCTGTTCATCAATGAGATCAGCCGACTAAACGAAGGGTATCCAATGGCACGTCAGAATTGTAGAGGTGGCAGTTTTCGCCGTACGATAGTTGAATACAATTACCCTTTCATCGTCCAATTTAAATTGTATGCTTTCAGTAGTGCATTGCTCCACAAGCCGGTACAAATGcctcaaattttccaattgacCTTCGTCACCTGCCAATCACGAAATAAGAGTAGTAGTTAATTACTTAAGTTTCACAAAAAACAGGACAACTTCCTAgtggagaacaaaaaaaaaaaaaaaaaaacagaggccATAACCCACTATGATCAGATGTGTATTGGCTTAAAATAGATACCCGGAAGCAATTGTAAGTTGACCAGACTAAAAATTGAAAGCATTGATTTTCTTCATGATacttgttttgattttcttttctacctTCATTTTTTCCAATTGGTCGGTACTACTATTAAAATGGCGAGATTGATTGTACGCGTTACAAAGAAATCATAACCGTTGAATTCTAccctttcaatttcttgaagtgacCCCAGGAAATTTCCTCTGTTTTTTAGAACACAAGTTCAATAATGAAATCCGTCCACCTAGGATGCAAGTACCTccaagggtgcgtttggaaagacttttggggaaagtctttgaGGGAATGCAAAGGCCCTTTAagtgaaagatatttttcaaaatgcaagttgtgtttggtaaattgtattgTAAAAGTCCTTTGTGAAGtagttttgagtaaaatagtgtttggaaaaaagaagagttggCTAGTCAAGAATAAATAGCCGCCGGCGAGGAGCAAGCAGTCCAGCTAAGGGTGGGCGGTCCGATGCAAGATGCAAGCCATTTGGCCAGGGTCGTGGCGACCAAATCTGCGACCGGATGGGTTGCGCAGAGGTCGCCTGAATGTCACGGCCGGCGACTAGATGTGCGTCGCGACCTCCACGGAGGTCGCCTGAAGGTCGCAGCCGGCGACCCATCTGGTCGCGCGCAAAGGTCGTGGCCAGTGACCACTTCTGGTCGCAACCAAATTTGCGACCAGATGGGTCGTGCGAAGGTCGCGACCTTCGCGGAGGTTACCTAATGCATGGCCGGCGACGCAGATCTGGTTGCTACCAAATCTGCGTCGCAACCTCCGCGAAGGTTGCGGTCGGCGACCCATCTGGTCGCAGCGCGAAGGTTgcgacctccgcggaggtcgccTGAAGCACGGCCGGCGACGCAGATTTGG
Above is a window of Eucalyptus grandis isolate ANBG69807.140 chromosome 9, ASM1654582v1, whole genome shotgun sequence DNA encoding:
- the LOC120288339 gene encoding uncharacterized protein LOC120288339, with translation MDPKAWWVNHGACAPMLQSIALKLLAQPSSSSCAERNWSTYSFVHSARRNKMTPKRAEDLVFIHSNLRLLSRKSPQYAEGETKMWDIGGDAFDSFEDVGVLEVANLSLDEPEMESVFFAEEVDNVDE
- the LOC120288233 gene encoding protease Do-like 10, mitochondrial, coding for MDGLCYSMTTPKINITITNALVVADHTFNQVRKHGSPTKYRAHVQLSSYFALGRDNISITKGVVSRVEPTECAHGATQLLAIQIDAAINPGNSGGTALIGVIILGFNVQIHLHSSVLHHFQ